One Glycine soja cultivar W05 chromosome 2, ASM419377v2, whole genome shotgun sequence genomic region harbors:
- the LOC114400756 gene encoding UBP1-associated protein 2B-like: protein MPMAKKRKLRSSNPEPTKPVEPQQQNHETVELDQQQPIPEPTLEDSNTMAIDEPKHEQEEEPQNAESEQEVEEEEEEEDEQQEEQEPETREGQPGPETLEAANQAEANGSNEGNNEEEEEEDLTLEEEPVEKLLEPFTKEQLHSLVTQAVDMFPEFVDSVRRIADVDPAHRKIFVHGLGWDATAETLTSVFGKYGEIEDCKAVTDKVSGKSKGYAFILFKHRDDARKALKHPQKKIGNRTTSCQLASAGPVPAPPPSVTPVSEYTQRKIFVSNVSAEIDPQKLLEFFKQFGEVEDGPLGLDKNTGKPKGFALFVYKSVESAKKALEEPNKNYEGHTLYCQKAVDGPKGSKGYHHQQHSHSHHHHHHHQPHYQRKEKNKYSSGGGGPSHGSGHLMAPSGSAVGGFNPGVPAQGLNPVLGQALTALINQGAGLGLGNLLGGLGGAPVNQGGPPAPYANQPAMGYGNQPAMQPGYQNPQMGQSSGVRPHPGAGAPYMGH from the coding sequence ATGCCCATGGCTAAGAAACGAAAGCTTCGATCCTCCAACCCAGAACCCACCAAACCCGTCGAGCCACAGCAACAGAACCATGAGACTGTTGAACTCGACCAACAGCAACCCATCCCCGAACCAACCCTAGAAGACTCCAACACCATGGCCATCGACGAACCAAAAcatgaacaagaagaagaacCGCAAAACGCCGAAAGCGAACAAGAggtagaggaagaggaagaggaagaagatgaacAACAAGAGGAGCAGGAACCAGAAACTCGAGAAGGGCAACCGGGACCAGAAACCCTAGAAGCTGCAAACCAAGCCGAAGCGAACGGTAGCAATGAAGGAAacaacgaagaagaggaagaggaggatcTCACACTAGAAGAAGAGCCCGTGGAGAAGCTTCTGGAACCGTTCACGAAGGAGCAGCTCCACTCTCTCGTCACGCAGGCCGTGGATATGTTCCCCGAATTCGTCGATAGCGTGCGCCGGATTGCTGACGTGGACCCCGCGCACCGGAAAATCTTCGTCCACGGCCTCGGCTGGGATGCCACCGCCGAAACCCTAACCTCCGTGTTCGGGAAATACGGCGAGATCGAGGACTGCAAGGCCGTCACCGACAAGGTCTCCGGTAAATCAAAGGGTTACGCCTTTATCCTCTTCAAGCACAGAGACGATGCTCGAAAGGCGCTGAAACACCCTCAGAAGAAGATCGGAAACCGCACCACCTCGTGCCAGCTGGCCTCCGCTGGCCCCGTTCCGGCTCCACCGCCGAGCGTGACCCCGGTGTCTGAGTACACCCAGAGGAAGATTTTTGTGAGCAATGTGAGTGCTGAGATTGATCCTCAGAAGCTGCTTGAATTCTTCAAGCAGTTTGGAGAGGTTGAGGATGGTCCTCTTGGTTTGGATAAGAACACTGGGAAACCTAAGGGTTTTGCGCTTTTCGTGTATAAGTCTGTGGAGAGTGCTAAGAAGGCTTTGGAAGAGCCCAATAAGAACTATGAGGGGCATACTTTGTATTGTCAGAAGGCTGTTGATGGTCCTAAGGGGAGCAAGGGGTATCATCATCAACAGCATTCTCATTCtcatcatcaccatcaccaCCATCAGCCTCATTATCAGAGGAAGGAGAAGAACAAGTATTCCTCCGGTGGTGGTGGACCATCACATGGAAGTGGTCATTTGATGGCGCCCTCGGGCTCTGCTGTGGGGGGTTTCAACCCTGGTGTGCCGGCCCAGGGGTTGAATCCGGTGCTTGGACAGGCGTTGACTGCATTGATTAATCAGGGAGCTGGATTGGGGCTTGGGAATCTTCTTGGAGGGCTTGGTGGTGCCCCCGTTAACCAGGGGGGGCCGCCTGCTCCATATGCGAATCAACCTGCTATGGGGTATGGGAACCAGCCAGCAATGCAACCCGGATACCAGAATCCTCAAATGGGACAGAGCAGTGGTGTGAGACCTCATCCTGGTGCTGGTGCTCCTTACATGGGTCATTAG